The Thermococcus sp. EP1 sequence GGCTCAGTTATATATGGAGCTCCAAGTGCAGTGACTATTAAAAGGAACAAAAGTACTAATCCGAATAATCCTCCTTTTTGTCTTCTAAATTCGAACCAGAACTCTTTCATACTTGCTTTTACGTCGACCCATCTCATCCTTCCTCACCTCATGTTTGCTGTGATGCACCAACTTTAACTCTTGGATCGAGGTATCCATACGCTAGGTCTGCTATGATCATTGCTATTAAATATAGAGCAACTGTAACGAATGTTACACCCATTAGGAGTCTAGTTTCGTTTTGTTGTAGTGCAGTCCAATAAAGTCTTCCCATTCCTGGCCAGTTGAATACACTCTCGGTAATGATAGCACCACCAATTGAACCTAGAAGGCTGAAGATTGTCATGGTAACTATAGGTGGAGCTGAAGCTCTGAGAGCGTGCCCATATATAACTTTCCTCTCAGGTACACCTTTGGCTCTTGCGGCCATGATAAAATCCTCTTGCATTGTACCAATCATAATATTTCTTGTTGTCCAAGCCCATCCACCGAATAAAACGAACACTATTGTGGTTACAGGAAGCACCATATGGTAAAGAACGTCTAAGTAATACGCGACTCCTTCTTTTGGTGGCATTGAGGTCATTCCACCACTTGGGAACCACCCCATTTTGAATGAGAATATGAGGATTGATATCATTCCGAACCACCACATTGGTATACTGCTTGTGACCATTGCTACTATTGAGACACCTCTGTCCAAGAAGCTCCCTGCCATTTGTGCTGCTTTAACACCTAAGAGTAGGCCTATGAATATAACAAATATTTGAGCTGTAGTGAAGAGGATAACAGTTCTGGGGATAGCTTTCGAAATTATTTTACTAACAGCAGTCTCACCAAATATCGGAGATTTGGTATTTCCAAAATTCAGCGTTAATGTGTCTTTCGTTCTTTGTACCACTCTAACCCAAAATGGCTTGTCTAATTCATAAACGTGAATAAGTCTGTTGTATTCTCTTTGATACCATTCTTGAAGCTTTGCAGGATCGGCAGCCAATTGCCTTTGGAGTTCTGGATTTGACCTAAGTTTGAGGTTTATTTGTTCCTGGATTGTTGATCTAATGTCCTCTTCTGCGACTTTCGTGAAGAGAACTGAAACTAGCAGGGTAACTAAAGCGAGAACTAGCAGTGCATTGAGAAGTCTAATTGTAATGTATCTACCATATCCCAACTTACACACCTCCATTCAAATGTGTACATTAAGGCTTTTTATCATTCATCAACATTTTCAAGTCTGTAAAACTTTATATATTTTTCTATTTAATGCGCAATAAAAGGCTTATAAGTACAAGCAGAGACATAGAAACACGTTTAGATGCATATCAAAAGACAGTTCGTAAGTTTAATGAAAAATACACCAAACTTTTGAGAATTTTCCTTTGATAAAAGCAAATAGAAAAGAAATTAAAAATCTAAAGGAAAGAGGACCTCACTTTCTTTTTCTCAAGAGTAGTGGTACTAGTGCAAGGCCCACAAGTACAGCTGGACCACAGATTCCACCGGTCTCTGTTGGTGACTCGGTTGGTGATGTTGGTGATTCTGTTGGTGACTCGGTTGGTGATTCTGTTGGGGATTCGGTTGGTGATTCTGTCGGTGAGGTTGTGGGCTCTTTCTTTATGACAATTATTGTCTTCTTGTCAGTAAATGAGACAACGCCTTCCTCTAGTCCACCTTTTACGTAAACTTCGTACTTTCCAGCTTCCCAGTTGGCAGTTTCTGAGCCTGGGATTGTTATCTCAAAGTTTCCAGCTGTTGCAAGTTTGGCCTCTCCGCTGAAGACAGTTTGTCCTTGCTCGTTCTTCACTTCAACAAACACGAATCCCATGTCAGCTGGTTTGGTACCGGTCTCTGGGTACTCTTCGACCATGTTGGCCTTTATGGTTATTTTTACATCTTCGCCAGTGTTTATCTTGGTTGGAACATCGATTCCAGCAAGGTCAAGCTTTGCGAGTATTAGTTTCTCTTTCCAGTAGTCGAGATCGAATGGGTATGTTGGGTCTCTGAATGCTCTTAACTCAAGGAAGATCTTGTCTGGGTCATACTTCTCGAGGTAGAATGGTCCGTTGCTTATTACTGCGTGACCTTTGCTGTTGATCCAATCGAGGATCTTGGTATATCCTTCACTTGGATCGCTAACGTCTCCGGCAATGGCGGGTGGGATAGCATTCTTGTTCTTCAGAGCTTCGAGGACTTTCTTCAAGTCAGCAACGTGGTCTGCTACGAGAAGGTCAAGCTGGGCGACTCCTTCTGCCTCCTCACTGAATGAGTATTTCTGGGATGCACCATATTCCTCTCCTTTTGCAACGAGTTCGCCCATTGAATAGAGGAGTTGCCATGGTAGTGAAGCCCAGAAGACGTTCATGTTGGCGGTAACGTCATCAGCAACTGGGTGTGTTAGGTCGCTGTAGACAACGTAAGTGTCCTCATCAACCCATTGGATACCTTTAACTTTTGCAAGGCTCTCTGCGGCTGAAGAAAGCTTGTCATCATAATACACATCGTCGTCTCCGTCTTTGGTTGACCACTCCCATGTGAATGCAGCAGCGTACTTGATGTCGGCCATGCTCATTGGGTGTCCGTCATGCCAGTTGCCAAGCCTACAGTCGTAGGTAATTTTGACTTTTGCCTCTTCGCCAGCGTGGGCAACAACCCACTTGTCTTGCACTGTGTCGTAAATTACAGCATCATCTGGAACTGTAACTGGCCCTCTCTCAACCTTGTAGTCACATCTAACTGGGATGTATGTTCCAGTTGCTAGGTCAGTGTACATAGCATAGTCATAGATTACTCTCCAAACTACTGCGCTGTAAACGTCATCAATACCTCCAATTGGGTTGAAGGCGCTCATGAAGAGTGCACCTGTTGCTGAGAATTCGGCTACTTTAACCACTTTGTCTGGGGTTTCAGGTGTTATGAGAGCCCATCTGCTCCATAATCCTGAGGAAACGTCTCTTGCAATTGCCTTGACTCTGTCTTTGTTGACTGGGAAGTATTCCCAGGTCTCGACAAGGAAGGTCTTTTGTGAGTCTCTTACACCAAGGGCCATTGAAATCTTCTGGAGGTCCCAGTATTGGTCAACGTTACCCTCTTCCATTTCGTAAGTCTTGCCGTTGAACTCAACACTACCAAGAACGAGCATCTTGGTGACCTCTTCTTCAGTCATGTCATAAAGCTCGGCAAGTTTGTCAGGAGTGTTGTAGTACTTGAGTTGGAATGATTCTATGACGGCTTCAGCTCCTCCGAGTTCATCAATCAATTCTTTTACAGTTATTAAGTCACTTTCTGGCATGTGCCATCCTACTGCTGCGGGAAGCCATCCATACCAGCTTGTGTACCACCATGCAGTGTAGTCGTCAGGCCACTTGATGTTAACTGTGGAAACCCAACCAGCAGTGTACATGCTCCATTGGAAGTTCTTTGGATCACCAGCATAAACAGTGCTTGAAGCTTTTCTTCTATCCCACAAGAGTCTCTCAACTTTGAAGCCCCAGAACTTCTCAATCAAGTCAGCAACGTAAAGACCAAGGTCTTTTCTGTGATCTTCAATTCTTATGATGAACTTGAGTGTAACAGGCTCGCCCTCAAAGTACCAGAAGCCATCGTCACCTTTCTTAAGTTCATAACCTTGCTTTGCCAACTCATCAGCAGCTTTTTTCATAGCATCTTCAACAATCTTTTGGGCCTTTGCTAGGTCAGCAACGGCTGTGATTCCCATTGCTTTATAAACTGGTTCGAAGTATGAGTTTGCACCAGTGCTTGGTCTTATACCACCGAGCATTGGTTGTCCTGAACCTTGGAGTATGTTTTGGACAATGTATTGTCTGCTTATGAGGAAGTTCAAAGCATATCTAACGTCTCTGATTGCAAATGGGTTGAAGTACTTTTTCTCACCAACAGTGACGAGGTATGGGCTGTCGTCATCGTGGACGGGGTTGACTTCAATGTCGTTGTAACCGCTTGCAGTCTTGATAAGGGTTAATTTATCAAGGACGTCTGAGGGCAAGTCTTGGAATGCCGCTCCTCCAACGCTCCAGAGGAAGATGTCTAGGTCTCCTTTTGCAACATCAGTAATACCTGTTTCTTCGTTTGTCCTAATACCAATGTAGAGAACGTCAGGTGCTGGACCCTTCTCAGCCGCTGCTAGAGGGCTTAGTACCATAACAAAAACAAACAACAATGCCAAAATTCCAGACCTCTTCATTCACTTCGGCCTCCTTACATTTTTCCTTCAATATTGCATGCCTTAGTGTATAATGGCATAAGAATATACATCAAAAGACCTATTTAAGAGTTACGTTTCTGTAAAACTTAACCCTATTATAATGAGCTGAGATGGGGCCTAAAAGAGAATCTTGTGCTTAATGCACATCAAACTTGCCTTGTGATATCAATAATGTCACTATGAGCAGAAATGCCAAAATTTCTGGGTAAAATAAGTAAAAAAGGTAAGAGAAAAGTGTAGAAATTAGAAAAAATCGTTTGGTCGGGTTTTGATGTTTAAATCTTGTATATTTTGACTGTTGTCTTAAGCTCTAAAATAACAACCCAAGCTCTGACATACTGTCTAAGTGATCTATCATATTTCAGGGAGTTTTTGACCTTTTGACAATAAACACAGCGAAAAACTAATTTACTTAAGACGTATCTTTGAAAGTGGTGATACCTATGAGGAGGGAGTGGGAAACCAATTGCTAGACAGAATGAAATGAACTATTCTGAAATCGAAATTCTTGGTGAAATCTTAAGAGAAGGCATTTACTGGGCCTATATGGGCCGGCCGTTTGAAGTGCTGCCGTTTTTGAGAGGTAAACTTTTGAGCAAAGCTGCAAGTCTCAATGGAAATAGTAAGGAAGCAGAAGTAAATGTTGAGAGAATTTTAAAAGAGCTTGAAGCTATGTACAAACAGATCAGCATGGCTAATAAAGTGGAGAAGAAACAGATAGAGGAAATTTTGGCATATAAAGAAAAGTTTGCGGAATTTCTATTATTTGAGGAAGGTTTATAAGCCCAATTCTTTATTTTTTATTGGGATGATGAGGGAGATTTCGACCGAGCGATGAGGAGACTCGCATGGTCTGACTACTCCTTAAACACACTCTTCAAGTTGGAAGTCATGCTCATCTCGAAAGTTTTATAAATGGACTTCCTTTACTGCGTTAAGAGTTACGATAACAAAAAACCTCACTTCTTGGAGGTGGTTTGAAATGGCTGAGAGCATACCTGTATGTACAT is a genomic window containing:
- a CDS encoding ABC transporter permease, which translates into the protein MGYGRYITIRLLNALLVLALVTLLVSVLFTKVAEEDIRSTIQEQINLKLRSNPELQRQLAADPAKLQEWYQREYNRLIHVYELDKPFWVRVVQRTKDTLTLNFGNTKSPIFGETAVSKIISKAIPRTVILFTTAQIFVIFIGLLLGVKAAQMAGSFLDRGVSIVAMVTSSIPMWWFGMISILIFSFKMGWFPSGGMTSMPPKEGVAYYLDVLYHMVLPVTTIVFVLFGGWAWTTRNIMIGTMQEDFIMAARAKGVPERKVIYGHALRASAPPIVTMTIFSLLGSIGGAIITESVFNWPGMGRLYWTALQQNETRLLMGVTFVTVALYLIAMIIADLAYGYLDPRVKVGASQQT
- a CDS encoding ABC transporter substrate-binding protein — its product is MKRSGILALLFVFVMVLSPLAAAEKGPAPDVLYIGIRTNEETGITDVAKGDLDIFLWSVGGAAFQDLPSDVLDKLTLIKTASGYNDIEVNPVHDDDSPYLVTVGEKKYFNPFAIRDVRYALNFLISRQYIVQNILQGSGQPMLGGIRPSTGANSYFEPVYKAMGITAVADLAKAQKIVEDAMKKAADELAKQGYELKKGDDGFWYFEGEPVTLKFIIRIEDHRKDLGLYVADLIEKFWGFKVERLLWDRRKASSTVYAGDPKNFQWSMYTAGWVSTVNIKWPDDYTAWWYTSWYGWLPAAVGWHMPESDLITVKELIDELGGAEAVIESFQLKYYNTPDKLAELYDMTEEEVTKMLVLGSVEFNGKTYEMEEGNVDQYWDLQKISMALGVRDSQKTFLVETWEYFPVNKDRVKAIARDVSSGLWSRWALITPETPDKVVKVAEFSATGALFMSAFNPIGGIDDVYSAVVWRVIYDYAMYTDLATGTYIPVRCDYKVERGPVTVPDDAVIYDTVQDKWVVAHAGEEAKVKITYDCRLGNWHDGHPMSMADIKYAAAFTWEWSTKDGDDDVYYDDKLSSAAESLAKVKGIQWVDEDTYVVYSDLTHPVADDVTANMNVFWASLPWQLLYSMGELVAKGEEYGASQKYSFSEEAEGVAQLDLLVADHVADLKKVLEALKNKNAIPPAIAGDVSDPSEGYTKILDWINSKGHAVISNGPFYLEKYDPDKIFLELRAFRDPTYPFDLDYWKEKLILAKLDLAGIDVPTKINTGEDVKITIKANMVEEYPETGTKPADMGFVFVEVKNEQGQTVFSGEAKLATAGNFEITIPGSETANWEAGKYEVYVKGGLEEGVVSFTDKKTIIVIKKEPTTSPTESPTESPTESPTESPTESPTSPTESPTETGGICGPAVLVGLALVPLLLRKRK